In a single window of the Leisingera daeponensis DSM 23529 genome:
- the metA gene encoding homoserine O-acetyltransferase MetA, with the protein MPIKIPADLPAYDVLTNEGVMVMSPDQAARQDIRALRIGLLNLMPKKIQTENQFARLIGATPLQIELSLIRMTEHQTKNTAAEHMEEFYHSFQEVKHEKFDGLIITGAPIEHLEFPEVTYWDEMREVFEWTQTNVHSTFGVCWGGMAMINHFHGVRKHMLDHKAFGCFRHRNLAPASPYLRGFSDDFVIPVSRWTEMKQAEIDAAPGLRTLLGSDQVGPCLVEDKAHRALYIFNHFEYDSDTLKQEYDRDVANGTPINVPDNYYPNDDPSQQPLNRWRSHAHLLYGNWINEIYQTTPYELDQIGR; encoded by the coding sequence ATGCCCATCAAGATTCCAGCAGACCTCCCCGCCTATGACGTTCTGACGAACGAAGGCGTGATGGTCATGTCGCCGGATCAGGCGGCGCGTCAGGATATCCGGGCCCTGCGCATCGGGCTGTTGAACCTGATGCCCAAGAAGATCCAGACCGAGAATCAGTTTGCCCGCCTGATCGGCGCCACGCCGCTGCAGATCGAGCTCAGCCTGATCCGGATGACCGAGCATCAGACCAAGAACACCGCGGCTGAGCATATGGAGGAGTTCTATCACTCCTTCCAGGAGGTGAAGCACGAGAAGTTCGACGGGCTGATCATCACCGGCGCGCCGATCGAGCATCTGGAGTTTCCGGAAGTCACCTATTGGGACGAGATGCGCGAGGTGTTCGAGTGGACCCAGACCAACGTGCATTCGACCTTTGGCGTCTGCTGGGGCGGCATGGCGATGATCAACCATTTCCATGGCGTCAGAAAGCACATGCTGGACCACAAGGCGTTCGGCTGCTTCCGGCACCGGAATCTGGCGCCTGCCTCGCCCTACCTTCGCGGTTTCTCGGATGATTTCGTGATCCCGGTCAGCCGCTGGACCGAAATGAAGCAGGCAGAGATCGACGCGGCCCCGGGGCTGCGCACCCTCTTGGGCAGCGATCAGGTCGGCCCTTGCCTGGTGGAGGACAAGGCGCACCGCGCGCTCTATATCTTCAACCATTTCGAATACGACAGCGATACGCTGAAGCAGGAATACGACCGCGATGTGGCCAATGGCACCCCGATCAACGTGCCGGACAACTATTATCCGAACGATGATCCCAGCCAGCAGCCGCTGAACCGCTGGCGCAGCCACGCGCATCTTCTGTATGGCAACTGGATCAATGAGATCTACCAGACCACGCCATATGAGCTGGATCAGATCGGCCGGTAG
- a CDS encoding alpha/beta fold hydrolase yields MLVYLSLAVATGAALTAWQAGRREAAAESSHPPQGQVLVVGRHRVHVVEMGQPKGSAPDLVLIHGSSGNTRDMTFRLAPALARDFRILVFDRPGLGYSDRLNSTGATIRQQADVLRQAAAQLGAPQPVVLGQSYGGAVALAWAVDHPEALAALVSVAGVSHPWDTPLDTFYKVTSSRIGSALAIPALTAFVSRATVMDTLDAVFAPQQVPEGYAEHFGIGLTLRRNSLRANARQRANLLSEVKALAPLYSRIGVPVEIVHGTADDTVSPNIHARQLVRDVPGAALTLLEGIGHMPHHVATDEVAAAVRRAAARADLR; encoded by the coding sequence ATGCTGGTTTATCTGAGCCTCGCTGTTGCAACCGGTGCCGCGCTGACCGCCTGGCAGGCCGGGCGGCGCGAGGCGGCTGCCGAGTCCAGCCACCCGCCGCAGGGCCAGGTGCTGGTGGTCGGCCGCCACCGGGTGCATGTGGTGGAGATGGGCCAGCCCAAGGGCAGCGCGCCGGATCTGGTGCTGATCCATGGCTCCAGCGGCAACACCCGGGACATGACCTTCCGGCTGGCACCGGCGCTGGCCCGGGATTTCCGCATCCTGGTGTTCGACCGGCCGGGCCTGGGCTATTCCGACCGCCTGAACAGCACTGGGGCGACGATCCGCCAGCAGGCGGACGTGCTGCGCCAGGCCGCGGCGCAGCTGGGGGCGCCGCAGCCCGTCGTGCTGGGGCAAAGCTACGGAGGTGCGGTGGCGCTGGCCTGGGCCGTCGACCATCCGGAGGCACTGGCGGCGCTGGTGTCTGTTGCAGGCGTTTCGCACCCGTGGGACACGCCGCTGGACACGTTTTACAAGGTGACGTCGTCGCGGATCGGCAGCGCCCTCGCGATCCCGGCCCTGACCGCCTTTGTGTCCCGGGCCACCGTCATGGACACGCTGGACGCGGTGTTTGCGCCGCAGCAGGTGCCGGAAGGCTATGCCGAGCATTTCGGCATCGGGCTGACGCTGCGGCGCAACTCCCTGCGGGCCAATGCCCGGCAGCGCGCCAACCTGTTGTCTGAGGTGAAGGCGCTGGCGCCGCTTTACAGCCGCATCGGGGTGCCTGTCGAAATCGTCCACGGCACTGCGGATGACACCGTCAGCCCCAATATCCACGCGCGCCAGCTGGTGCGGGATGTCCCCGGTGCCGCCCTGACGCTGCTGGAGGGGATCGGCCACATGCCGCACCATGTGGCAACCGATGAGGTCGCTGCCGCGGTTCGGCGCGCTGCCGCCCGGGCAGATTTGCGTTAA
- a CDS encoding DMT family transporter, with protein sequence MSPQKTISPRAWAELILLGVIWGGSFLSIRIALDEIPVVTLVLHRCGWAALVLWAAVLLMRLPVPRDPRVWGAFLVMGLLNNVIPFGLMAWGQLHIETGLTSILNAATAVFGVIVAAMIFADERLTARKALGVTLGFLGVATAIGLEQFASFDLRSTAQLAVLAGTVSYAFASAWARLHLSGLPPQVAAAGMLTGSTLCLAPAALLIDGTPVLSLETGTWISIAYFSLIATAGAYLLYYRVLGLAGSGNLMLVTLIIPPVAIVLGAWVLGEALKPQAYAGFALLAAGLLILNGKPRLRRKRARN encoded by the coding sequence ATGAGCCCGCAAAAAACCATATCCCCCCGCGCCTGGGCCGAGCTGATCCTGCTCGGCGTGATCTGGGGCGGATCGTTTCTGTCGATCCGCATCGCCCTGGATGAAATCCCCGTTGTGACCCTGGTGCTGCACCGCTGCGGCTGGGCGGCGCTGGTCCTGTGGGCCGCCGTCCTGCTGATGCGGCTGCCGGTGCCAAGGGACCCGCGGGTCTGGGGCGCCTTCCTGGTGATGGGCCTGCTCAATAACGTGATTCCCTTCGGGCTGATGGCCTGGGGGCAGTTGCATATCGAAACCGGCCTCACCTCGATCCTGAATGCGGCGACGGCTGTGTTCGGGGTGATCGTCGCGGCGATGATCTTTGCCGATGAGCGGCTGACGGCGCGCAAGGCGCTGGGGGTCACCCTTGGCTTCCTGGGCGTGGCCACAGCCATCGGGCTGGAGCAATTTGCCAGTTTCGACCTCCGCAGCACCGCGCAGCTGGCGGTGCTAGCAGGCACGGTGTCCTATGCCTTTGCCAGCGCCTGGGCGCGGCTGCACCTGTCGGGCCTGCCGCCGCAGGTGGCGGCGGCGGGGATGCTCACGGGGTCCACCCTGTGCCTGGCTCCGGCGGCGCTGCTGATTGACGGGACGCCTGTGCTGTCGCTGGAAACGGGCACCTGGATCTCCATCGCCTATTTCTCGCTGATCGCCACCGCCGGGGCCTATCTGCTGTATTACCGGGTGCTGGGGCTGGCGGGCAGCGGCAATCTGATGCTGGTCACGCTGATCATCCCGCCGGTCGCCATCGTGCTGGGCGCCTGGGTGCTGGGCGAAGCGCTGAAACCGCAGGCCTATGCCGGTTTTGCCCTGCTCGCGGCGGGGCTGCTGATCCTGAACGGCAAGCCCCGGTTGCGGCGCAAGCGCGCACGGAATTGA
- a CDS encoding OmpP1/FadL family transporter: protein MKRYLATTAALALVSGPAVASGLDRTGQPIGIIFEEGNYAEFSFATTSVDLSGNDRATRSDGVTPLNPLQSATGDVGERFNMFGAGYKRDLNEQLSFAVIFDQPWGVDVNYPTTGSLLLGGTTAQADSNSITALLRYKFNERFSVHGGIRYQEIDGQINLAGLAYGAIPGGTYNVNVNKDGAFGWVAGVAYEIPEIALRAALTYSSEIEHDFDLNETFAGAPVLNANTSTTTKTPQSVNLDFQTGIAQDTLLFGGIRWAEHSVTDLVPARLGRDLIDLDDSFTYTLGIGRSFNENWSGSLALIYADVDGDDLVSPLAPTHGYEAIRLGVRYKQDNMTISAGIRYTQLGDAVASPGGNPVTNFQDNDAVSFGLKIGYNF, encoded by the coding sequence ATCTTCGAAGAAGGCAACTACGCCGAATTCTCCTTCGCGACCACGTCCGTGGACCTGTCGGGCAATGACCGCGCCACTCGTAGTGATGGCGTGACCCCGCTTAATCCGCTTCAATCCGCCACCGGGGATGTCGGCGAACGCTTCAACATGTTCGGTGCAGGCTACAAGCGGGACCTCAACGAACAACTGTCCTTCGCGGTGATCTTCGATCAGCCTTGGGGTGTGGACGTGAACTACCCGACCACCGGCTCTTTGCTGCTGGGCGGGACCACCGCGCAGGCGGATTCCAATTCGATCACCGCCCTGTTGCGCTACAAGTTCAATGAGCGCTTCAGCGTCCATGGCGGTATCCGCTATCAGGAAATCGATGGCCAAATCAATCTGGCCGGTCTCGCCTACGGCGCCATTCCCGGCGGCACATACAACGTGAATGTCAACAAGGACGGCGCTTTTGGCTGGGTCGCTGGCGTGGCCTATGAGATCCCTGAGATTGCCCTGCGTGCAGCGCTGACTTACAGCTCTGAAATCGAACATGACTTCGATCTGAACGAGACGTTTGCCGGTGCCCCTGTCCTGAACGCTAACACTTCCACAACGACCAAGACACCGCAGTCGGTGAATCTGGACTTCCAGACCGGCATCGCTCAGGACACTTTGCTGTTCGGCGGCATCCGCTGGGCGGAACACAGCGTGACAGACCTTGTTCCCGCGCGATTGGGCCGGGACCTGATCGACCTGGACGATTCCTTCACCTACACGCTGGGGATCGGCCGCAGCTTCAACGAGAACTGGTCCGGCTCGCTGGCTCTGATCTATGCGGATGTGGACGGCGACGATCTGGTGTCGCCGCTGGCGCCGACCCACGGGTATGAGGCGATCCGGCTTGGCGTGCGCTACAAGCAGGACAACATGACCATTTCCGCGGGCATCCGCTATACCCAGCTGGGCGACGCGGTTGCCTCTCCGGGCGGCAACCCGGTGACCAACTTCCAGGACAACGATGCTGTCAGCTTCGGCCTGAAAATCGGCTACAACTTCTGA
- the ppk2 gene encoding polyphosphate kinase 2, with the protein MTLPFDGAISRYYETGAPEEIRKAIQTADKDEIITPSYPHRERMARKTYEAELEALQIELVKMQAWVKASGARIAIVLEGRDAAGKGGTIKRFRENLNPRGARVVALSKPSEEEQSQWYFQRYIQHLPSGGEIVFFDRSWYNRGVVEKVFGFCTDDQRERFFHQVKGFEQALVDDGVKLFKFWLNVGRAEQLRRFLKRESDPLKQWKLSPIDVKGLEKWDEYTAAISETLQRSHCPEAPWTIVRSDGKRRARLAAIRAVLSGIDYDNKDTKAIGALDTEICGGPDIWDA; encoded by the coding sequence ATGACGCTGCCATTTGACGGGGCTATCAGCCGATACTACGAGACCGGCGCGCCGGAGGAGATCCGCAAGGCGATCCAGACCGCGGACAAGGACGAGATCATCACCCCCAGCTACCCGCACCGGGAACGGATGGCGCGCAAGACCTATGAGGCGGAGCTGGAGGCTCTGCAGATCGAACTGGTCAAGATGCAGGCCTGGGTCAAGGCCAGCGGCGCGCGCATCGCCATTGTGCTGGAGGGCCGCGATGCCGCCGGCAAGGGCGGCACCATCAAACGCTTCCGCGAAAACCTGAACCCGCGCGGCGCCCGGGTTGTGGCACTGTCCAAACCCAGCGAAGAAGAGCAGAGCCAGTGGTACTTCCAGCGCTACATCCAGCATCTGCCGTCGGGCGGCGAGATCGTGTTCTTTGACCGCAGCTGGTACAACCGCGGCGTGGTGGAAAAGGTGTTTGGTTTCTGCACCGATGACCAGCGCGAGCGGTTCTTTCACCAGGTGAAGGGGTTTGAGCAGGCGCTGGTGGACGACGGCGTCAAGCTGTTCAAGTTCTGGCTCAATGTCGGCCGGGCAGAGCAGCTGCGGCGGTTCCTGAAGCGGGAATCCGACCCTCTGAAGCAGTGGAAGCTGAGCCCGATCGACGTCAAGGGGCTGGAGAAATGGGACGAATACACCGCCGCAATCTCCGAGACCCTTCAACGCAGCCATTGTCCCGAGGCCCCCTGGACCATCGTGCGCTCCGACGGCAAGCGGCGGGCGCGGCTGGCGGCGATCCGGGCGGTGCTCAGCGGCATTGACTATGACAACAAGGATACCAAGGCCATCGGCGCCCTGGACACGGAAATTTGCGGAGGCCCGGACATCTGGGATGCCTAA